In the Candidatus Rhodoblastus alkanivorans genome, one interval contains:
- a CDS encoding capsule biosynthesis protein, giving the protein MGNILKPKAATGLTIQLDGSLAQRAAGAALKWAPASRRSRLYILAVMLPTLWAMLYYGLIASKRYVSEAQFVVRSVSSQRLSGLQMFFRSFGLSPAADDANAVESYLQSRDAVRALAGKLPLREMFGRKEADVFARFPHFYLWPRNSFERLYDYYLERVTVVRDPTTGITDLRVIAFDPRDAQEIAQELLQLAEAMVNRMNARAEKDAVKSSLDDLAMANARLAASQKSLAAYRKEAQFLDPASTSASILETITSLSSDLASATALAEEMKKTSPANPAIFSMSQKINSLRDAIDAERQKIAGGDRAVAAKLARYEQLLLDEKLAETGVEAANVSLEVARQDARKQSIYVEEVVEPNLADESTEPQRLRMIATVFVLSFAIFGVIWLLVAGTKEHVVR; this is encoded by the coding sequence ATGGGCAATATTTTGAAACCGAAGGCCGCGACGGGATTGACGATCCAGCTTGACGGCTCCCTGGCGCAGCGCGCCGCGGGCGCCGCTCTGAAATGGGCGCCAGCGAGCCGACGTTCCCGGCTCTATATCCTTGCGGTCATGCTCCCCACCCTGTGGGCGATGCTTTATTACGGACTGATCGCGTCCAAACGTTATGTTTCCGAGGCGCAATTCGTCGTGCGCAGCGTCTCCAGCCAGCGGCTGAGCGGCCTGCAGATGTTCTTTCGTTCCTTCGGTCTGTCGCCGGCCGCCGACGACGCCAATGCCGTCGAGAGCTATTTGCAGTCGCGCGACGCCGTGCGCGCGCTGGCCGGCAAGTTGCCGCTGCGAGAGATGTTCGGCCGCAAGGAAGCCGACGTATTCGCGCGCTTTCCCCATTTTTATCTTTGGCCGCGCAATTCGTTCGAACGGCTTTACGACTATTACCTCGAACGGGTGACCGTCGTGCGCGATCCGACCACCGGAATCACGGATTTGCGCGTCATCGCCTTCGACCCCCGCGACGCGCAGGAAATCGCCCAGGAATTGTTGCAACTGGCCGAGGCCATGGTCAACCGCATGAACGCCCGCGCCGAGAAGGATGCGGTGAAATCCTCGCTTGATGATCTCGCCATGGCCAACGCGCGGCTGGCGGCGTCGCAAAAGAGCCTGGCCGCCTATCGCAAAGAGGCGCAATTCCTCGACCCCGCCTCGACCTCCGCCTCCATCCTCGAGACGATCACCAGTCTCTCGAGCGATCTCGCCTCCGCGACGGCGCTTGCGGAGGAGATGAAAAAGACCTCGCCAGCCAATCCCGCGATTTTCTCGATGTCGCAGAAAATCAATTCGCTTCGGGACGCCATCGACGCCGAACGGCAAAAAATCGCCGGCGGCGACCGCGCCGTTGCGGCCAAGCTTGCCCGCTACGAACAATTGCTGCTCGATGAGAAGCTTGCCGAAACCGGGGTGGAGGCCGCGAATGTTTCGCTGGAAGTCGCGCGGCAGGACGCCCGCAAGCAGTCGATCTATGTCGAGGAGGTGGTCGAACCCAATCTTGCCGACGAATCGACCGAACCGCAACGATTGCGCATGATCGCCACGGTCTTCGTATTGTCCTTCGCCATTTTCGGCGTGATCTGGCTGCTGGTCGCCGGAACCAAGGAACATGTCGTCAGATGA